The following are from one region of the Vibrio hyugaensis genome:
- the hutH gene encoding histidine ammonia-lyase: MLNLTLKPGHISLNELRQVSRSPVNLTLDPEAIPAIEESTQVVDRVIAEDRTVYGINTGFGLLANTRIAPEDLETLQRSIVLSHAAGIGKFMSDETVRLMMVLKINSLARGFSGLRLKVINMLIDLVNAQVYPCVPQKGSVGASGDLAPLAHMSTVLLGEGQARHNGKVISGLEALQIAGLEPITLAPKEGLALLNGTQASTAFALEGLFIAEDLFSSATVCGAMSVEAALGSRRPFDPRIHRVRGHRSQMDAALAYRHMLEATSEIGESHTDCEKVQDPYSLRCQPQVMGACLQQIRNSAEILQVEANSVSDNPLVFAEDNDIISGGNFHAEPVAMAADNLALAIAEIGSLSERRMALLIDSALSKLPPFLVDNGGVNSGFMIAQVTSAALASENKTLAHPASVDSLPTSANQEDHVSMATFAGRRLKEMGENTRGILAVEYLSAAQGLDFRAPNKSSERIEIAKQMLREKVSFYDKDRYFAPDIEQANTLLKLALHNALMPESLLPSVH, translated from the coding sequence ATGCTCAATTTAACGCTAAAGCCAGGTCATATTAGCTTAAACGAACTCCGTCAGGTGAGTCGTTCACCTGTTAACCTTACTCTCGATCCAGAAGCGATTCCGGCCATTGAGGAAAGCACTCAAGTCGTCGACCGCGTGATTGCAGAAGATCGAACCGTTTACGGCATAAACACGGGTTTTGGTCTGCTTGCGAACACTCGTATTGCACCAGAAGATCTAGAGACGCTACAGCGCAGTATTGTACTCTCTCACGCGGCAGGCATCGGGAAATTCATGTCTGATGAAACCGTTCGCTTAATGATGGTTCTTAAGATCAATAGCCTTGCGCGTGGCTTCTCTGGCTTGCGTTTGAAAGTCATCAACATGCTGATTGACCTAGTGAACGCACAAGTTTATCCATGTGTGCCACAAAAAGGCTCAGTGGGTGCTTCTGGTGACTTAGCGCCGCTAGCTCACATGAGTACGGTGCTTCTTGGCGAAGGCCAAGCACGTCACAATGGCAAAGTCATTTCAGGTCTAGAAGCACTGCAAATTGCTGGTCTAGAGCCAATCACACTGGCCCCTAAAGAAGGTTTAGCACTGCTTAACGGTACTCAAGCGTCAACGGCATTTGCACTGGAAGGCCTATTCATCGCAGAGGATCTGTTCTCATCCGCGACGGTTTGCGGGGCGATGTCGGTAGAAGCGGCATTAGGTAGCCGTCGTCCGTTCGACCCACGTATTCATCGTGTTCGCGGTCATCGTAGCCAAATGGATGCCGCATTAGCGTATCGACATATGCTAGAAGCAACCAGCGAGATTGGTGAATCACACACCGATTGCGAAAAAGTACAAGATCCATATTCACTTCGTTGTCAGCCCCAAGTCATGGGCGCATGTTTACAGCAAATTCGTAATTCCGCAGAGATTCTGCAAGTAGAAGCGAACTCAGTATCAGACAACCCGTTGGTGTTTGCTGAAGATAACGACATCATCTCTGGCGGTAACTTCCACGCTGAGCCAGTTGCTATGGCGGCGGATAACCTTGCGCTTGCGATTGCAGAGATTGGTAGCTTGTCAGAGCGTCGTATGGCACTGCTTATTGATAGCGCGCTATCTAAGCTTCCTCCATTCTTGGTCGACAATGGCGGTGTGAACTCAGGCTTTATGATTGCGCAGGTGACGTCGGCTGCGTTGGCAAGTGAAAACAAAACACTGGCTCACCCTGCTTCGGTAGACAGTCTGCCGACTTCAGCAAACCAAGAAGACCACGTATCAATGGCTACATTTGCAGGTCGTCGTTTGAAAGAGATGGGAGAAAATACACGTGGCATCTTGGCAGTCGAATATTTGTCAGCCGCGCAAGGTTTAGATTTCCGTGCGCCAAACAAGTCTTCTGAGCGCATAGAGATTGCTAAGCAAATGCTGCGTGAGAAAGTGTCGTTTTATGATAAAGACCGCTACTTCGCACCCGACATTGAGCAAGCAAATACACTTCTAAAGTTAGCACTGCATAATGCATTGATGCCTGAAAGTTTGTTACCAAGCGTACATTAA
- a CDS encoding ADP-ribosyltransferase: MKKIMLIALLAAVVTCPASAEDFAEFKGRDLSPVQQEQMADDLMDWSVENHAKAERKMIPEEYSAIKRYGRVDHDVVNEYMRAGEPKEFLMPGYGEALKERVSHMRSVMNKLPNYKGTVYRGSSIKNSLLEKLNIGDILHEKAFLSTSTIPSVARNFSASGAYEGVSAAQFKIELKSSGRAINAYTFKAYEAEILAKPNTYFRVEAIEKISPQKNYIKLREIKSPSKYLKAEPDIHIYDSFSGEEVSLRTRSTVYCL; this comes from the coding sequence ATGAAAAAGATAATGTTAATCGCTTTACTAGCGGCTGTTGTTACGTGTCCAGCAAGCGCGGAAGACTTTGCCGAGTTTAAAGGACGGGATTTGTCACCAGTTCAACAAGAGCAGATGGCAGATGACCTAATGGATTGGTCTGTCGAGAATCACGCAAAGGCAGAGCGGAAGATGATTCCGGAAGAGTACTCAGCAATTAAACGTTACGGTCGAGTTGATCACGATGTTGTGAATGAGTACATGCGAGCAGGTGAGCCTAAAGAGTTCTTAATGCCGGGATACGGGGAAGCGCTTAAAGAGCGTGTTTCTCACATGCGAAGTGTGATGAACAAGTTACCAAATTACAAAGGAACGGTTTATCGTGGTTCTTCTATCAAGAACAGCCTTTTAGAAAAGCTCAATATTGGCGACATCCTGCATGAGAAAGCCTTTCTATCGACTTCTACTATTCCAAGTGTCGCCAGAAACTTTTCCGCTTCTGGAGCATATGAGGGAGTGTCTGCGGCTCAGTTTAAAATTGAACTGAAGTCGTCTGGGCGGGCTATTAATGCTTATACCTTTAAAGCTTATGAAGCAGAAATTTTAGCTAAGCCCAATACTTATTTTCGTGTTGAGGCAATAGAGAAAATCTCTCCTCAAAAAAACTATATCAAATTAAGGGAAATCAAAAGTCCGTCTAAATATTTAAAGGCGGAGCCAGATATTCATATTTACGATAGTTTTAGTGGAGAAGAAGTCTCACTTCGAACCAGATCGACTGTGTACTGCCTATAA
- a CDS encoding ADP-ribosyltransferase translates to MWRLITLLILCFSFSVSAAPFDALKAPLRSQNQIEELATQFSDWSNAASGWRYRLMTANELEALEDFSVSGYQLANDYLRAVDTSTWGSAGKSARKFIKQVGNAMKKLPRYKGVTYRGAWVKQSLLNKLQAGDVVVEPAFTSSSTIPEIAKRFAVVRPNSPQPLQRVLYEVQVKNNGRALGGLSEFSGEAEVLLPPNTYYRVTHIETGQNSAMVALETVSPSEPTTGKTYNLYSGEEIGRSYWRALICG, encoded by the coding sequence ATGTGGCGATTAATTACATTACTTATTCTCTGTTTTAGTTTTTCTGTTAGCGCGGCACCATTTGATGCTCTCAAAGCACCATTGCGTAGCCAAAATCAAATCGAAGAGTTAGCGACTCAGTTTAGCGATTGGTCAAACGCAGCCAGCGGTTGGCGTTATAGGCTGATGACCGCGAATGAGCTTGAGGCGTTGGAGGACTTTTCTGTGTCAGGTTATCAACTTGCCAATGACTATTTACGTGCGGTGGATACATCTACATGGGGAAGTGCCGGAAAAAGTGCTCGAAAGTTTATTAAGCAAGTAGGTAACGCGATGAAAAAATTGCCTCGTTACAAGGGGGTTACTTACCGCGGAGCGTGGGTGAAGCAATCGCTTTTGAACAAGCTTCAAGCCGGGGATGTGGTGGTCGAGCCTGCGTTTACGTCAAGCAGCACCATTCCTGAAATCGCGAAACGGTTTGCTGTGGTAAGGCCAAACTCTCCACAGCCATTGCAGCGAGTGCTGTATGAGGTGCAGGTTAAAAATAATGGGCGTGCACTCGGCGGACTATCGGAATTCAGTGGTGAAGCTGAGGTCCTGCTCCCTCCAAACACTTATTATCGAGTCACTCATATTGAAACGGGGCAGAATTCCGCAATGGTGGCACTGGAGACGGTGTCGCCTTCGGAACCTACGACGGGGAAAACTTACAATTTGTATTCGGGTGAAGAGATCGGCCGTTCTTATTGGCGCGCTTTAATCTGTGGTTAA